GGCAAGGTGACGGTGCACGGAGAGGCCGAGGGCGTGCCTCGCGACAGCTGGACCGGCCTGCTGCTGGACAGCCACGGCAGCCTGTGGCTGCGCGGGGTGCATCACCTGCGCGAGCTGCCGGCCGGCGCCACCCGCTTCGTTCCGCGCGACCTGCCGGCAGGCGACATGGGCGTGGTGAGCGACAACGAAATCCTGGTGGAGGATGCGCAAGGCCGCGTGCTGACGCCGACCAATCGCGGCCTGGCGCGCTGGGAGGGCGCGGGCTGGACCTTGATGGACAGTACCAACGGCCTGCCCGACATCGAGATCACCGCCTTGCTGTTCGACAGCCATGGCACGCTGTGGCTGGGAACCTACGGTCGCGGCATCTCGCGCTGGAACGGTTACGGACTGGTCCAGGGCTGGGGCCGCGGGCAGGGTTTCGAGAGCGTGCCGAACTGGTCGATCCTGCGCTTCGATGCGCAGCACATCTGGTTCGCCAATGAGCTCGGCGGCAGCGTGCTGGCCGACGGCCAGACTCGCCTGCAGCCGTGGCCGATCCGCTTCGATCCGGCGCCGCGACAGATCCTCAGCCTTGCCCGCGCCAACGACGGCGCGATCTGGGCCGGCCTGTACGACCGCCGCGTGCTGCGCTACGACCCGGCCAGCCAGCGCACCACGCTGGCGGCCGAACTGCCCGCGTTCGTGAAGTTCCTGCATTTCGATCGGCAGGGTCGGCTGTGGATAGCCACCGTCAACGGCATCTACCGCATCGATCACGTCGACGCGCCTGCCGTGCGCATTCCGGCGACGCAGACCACCGACCAGCAGTGCTCGGACATCGCCGAGACCGCTGACGGAACCTTGTGGTTTGCCTGCAACGCCGGACTGCTACGCTTTGCCGGCGGGCAGTGGACGCGCATGGACACCGGCAGCACGAGCATCGCCTCGGGCTTCAGCGCGGTGGCGGTGGGCACCGATGGCAGCCTGTGGCTGGGCGCGAACGAGCCCGGGTTGTTCCACGCCGCGGTGAGCGGCAACCGGCTGTCGCTCACGCGCATCGTCGACACCTGGCTGGACAACACGCTGGTGTACTTCGTGCGCCGCGACCATCGGGGCTGGATCTGGGTGGGCGGCAGCGGCGGCGTGGATGTGTACGACGGCGCACGCTGGACCCACTTGTCGCAAGCCGATGGCCTGCTGTGGGACGAGACCAGCCAGAACGGATTCTTCGAGGATCGCGATGGCTCGATCTGGATCGCCACGGCGATCGGCGCCAGCCACATCCTGCAGCCGCAGGCCATGCTGGCCTATCAGCCCGGCAAGGTCCTGATCACCTCGGTGATGCAGGGATCGGCGCCGGTGAAGTCCGGTGACAGCATCCGTCTCGGCGGCCGGCACGCCGCGTTGACCGTGCATTACGCGCTGCTGGGGAAATCCTCGGGCGGACAGCCGCGCTACCGGTATCGACTGCAGGATTCGGAGTGGATCGAAACCGGCGCGAACGTGATCAATCTCGCCGGCCTGCCGTCCGGCGACTACCGCCTCGAGATCGAGGCGATCGACGACGACCACCGGACCGTCTCGCCGCCGGCCCAATTCGATTTCGGCGTGCCGCCGCCGTGGTGGCTGAGCTGGTGGGTCGGCCTGCTGGCGGTCTCGCTGCTGGCCTTGCTGATGGCGCTCAGCTGGCGCTGGCGTTCGCGCCGCCTGCGTCGGCACAACCGCCGACTGGAAGCGATGGTCGCCGATCGCACCGTCGAGCTCACCGAGGAGAAGCGTGAGCTGGAACGGGCCCGGGCCGAGCTGTACCACCAGGCCACCCATGACAGCCTCACCGGCATGCACAACCGGCGGGCGATTCTCGACCAGCTGGCGGCGCTGCTGGAACCGGGCCAGCGTCCGCTGCCCGGGCTCGCCGTGGGGCTGATCGATGCGGATCACTTCAAGCGCATCAACGATACCCTGGGCCACCAGGCCGGCGACGCCGCGTTGCTGGCGATCGCCCGTCACCTGCAGCTGCACGTGCGCGACGGCGACCGGTTGGGACGCTACGGTGGCGAGGAGATCCTGCTGCTGTTGCCCGGCATCGATCGCCCGCATGCCGAGCAGCGCATGCGCGACATCCAGACGGCGGTGAGCGCGGTGCCGCACCACTGGAACGGGCATGCGTTTGCGGTGACGCTCAGCATCGGCATGGTCTGGATCGGTGCCGAGGCGACTTCGGTCGAGGACCTGATCCGGCGCGCCGATGCGGCGCTGTACCAGGCCAAGAGCGGCGGTCGCGATCGCGTCGTGGTCGAGGCAGCGGGCGCCGACTGACGGTCAGTCGATGATGTTGTGGCTTTCGGTGGTGCCCAACAGCTCGGCCTGTTCCGGCATGCGCCGGCGCCGATGCAGCAGCGGGTGCATGAACACCGCAGCCAGGATCACCGCCACGCCCGCGTAAAACCACTGATCCAGCTCGTGCTGCTCGCCCAGCAGCACGATCGCCAGCACGATCGCGTAGACCGGTTCCAGGTTGGTCACCATCTGCGTGCCGAACGCGCTCATGTGGCGCAGCGCCACCAGCGCCAGCGCGAACGGCAGCAGGGTGCAGCCGAACGACAGCGCCAGCAACAGCAGCGCGTCGTGCGGGCCCGGCAGCACGAAGGCGGCCCCGACGTGCGGCAGCAGGGGCGCCAGCAGGGCGAGGAACACGGTGCCGGTGCCCAGCTCGATGAAGGTCACCGTGAGCGGATCGCCGTGTTCGACCAGGCGCTTGTTGAGCGAACCGAAGAACGCCACGAACAGCGCCGACAGCACGCCCACCGCGATGCCCAGACGCATGTCGTGGGGCACGCCGCCCACCACCATCACCACGCCCGGCACCACCGCCACGCCGATCAGCAGTTCGCGGGCGTCGAACCTGCGCCGGGCGACCCATGGCTCGATGAAGGCCAGGAACACCGGACCCAGCGCGATGCAGGTGGCGCCGACCGAGGCGTTCGACAGCTTGATCGCCGCGTAGAAACTGAGCCAGTGCAGCGACACCAGCACGCCGATGCCGGCATACGCCCAGATCAGCCGCGCAGGCATCGCACGCAAGCCGCGCCAGACCCGCGGCACCAGCAGCAGCGCCAGCGTGACCAGGGCCATCCGCCACAACACCAGCGGCAGGGCCGGCAAGGTGATCAGCTTGCCCAGGATCGCGGTGAAGCCCCACAGCAACACGCAGAAATGAATCTGCAGACGGGCCTGGTTGACGGCTTGCATGGGTATTCGCAGGGAAGGGCGGTGCGACATTCTAGCGTCCGCATCGGGGCAGGCGGATTCTTACAAGGCGTGTGCAATGGCCGGTTTGGCCGGGCCTGTCGCTGCATCGTGGTTTGAGTTTGCCTGCGGCTGTGGCAGATTGCCCGGACTGTCCTGCGCCGGGGAATCGCATGTCACGTAACCGTTGTGCCTGGATGGCGCTGTTGCTGCTGGGAGTGCTGCAGCTTCTCGCCGGATGCTCGAAGAAGCAGGAAGTCTCGCCGGCACCGATCAGCGGGGAAAGGTCGAAGGCCGGCGCGATGCTGGCCTACGAACATGTGCTGCGGATCAGGTTGCCCGGCGCCGAGATCGCCGGTCGCCTGGCGGCGGCCCGGCAGGCCTGTGAGACGGCCCGCTTCGGCGCCTGCAATGTGTTGCGCATCGAGCAGGCCGAACACGATGCCGAACTTGTCGTGCGGATCGTTCCGGACGGCGTCGAGCCGATGGCGAAGCTGGCCGCACAGGGCGGCGCGGTCGGATTCCGGCAGACCACGGCGGAGGATCTCGCTGATGCCGTCAACGACAACCAGCGTCAGCGCGAACTGCTCGAGAAGCATGGACAGCACCTGGCGGAACTGGCGGCACGCAAGGACATCGCCGTTGCCGATCTGATTGCGCTCAGCCACGAGCAGGCTTCGGTGGAGAGCCAGCTGCAATCGCTGCAGGCGGTGGCCGCCAACCAGCAACGCCGGCTGGATACCAATCGGCTCGAACTGCATTTCCGCGATGCCGGCACCTACTCGCGCAGCGGTCGTATGGGCGATGGTTTTTCCAGCCTGCTCGACGAAGCCACCGAGGGCGTGACCGATGCCCTGGGCTTGCTGGGCTATGGCCTGCCATTCCTGCTGCTGGCCTTCCCGCTGGCGCTGCTGTGGCGTCGGTTGTGGCGACGGTTTACCCGCCGCGGATCAACGCAGGAGCGTTGACGAGGCGTCGCCTGACCATTGGCGCCGGGCCGACGCAGCGCTTACTTCTTGGCCGCCGACTTGCCCGCCGGCATCATCTTGCCCGAGCTGCGCAACTGCTGCAGCACGGTGCGGCAGGTGTTCTCGCCGTCGTCGTCATGGCTGGGCGCGACCAGGGCGAGCAGGGCGGCGGCCGGCGCCGCGACCACGCTCAACGCCACCGCGCCGGCGCCGCGGGCGATCAGCGGGCCGGGATGCACGCCGACGTTGGGGTTCTTCAGCGTGCCGTTGACGTACAGCGGCGAGCGCAGCGAGAACACGCGGAAGCCCTTGGTGTGGGGCGTCAGGTCCAGGTCGAGTTTCTCGCTGGCCAGGTTCACCGTGCCGGTCACGTTGATCACCGCGTCGTCGGTGTCGAACACGAACAGGCGCATGTCGAACAGTCCGTCGCTGGCAGCCATGTCGGTGGCGGCGCAGTTGATCTCCACGGTCTTGTCGCCGAACAGCTTGCCGATGACTATGTTGCCCACGTTGAGGCCGGCGGTTTCCAGCAGGGTCTTGCTGATCGCGCCGTCGTTCATCAGCAGCTTCAGTTCGCCGTCCGCGCTGCCGAGCAGGGCGGCGATGGAATTGCCCTGGGCGCTGAGGTCGGCGTCGCCGTTGATCTCGCCGAAGCTGGTGTGCATCGGCTCGAAGGTGGGGAACAACTGCTTGAGCTTGAGGTGGCGCGCGTTGAGTTTCAGCAGGCCGCGCATCGGCGTGCGGCTGCCGTCCAGCGTGATGTTGCTGCGCACCTTGCCGCCGGCCACGCCGAAGCTGAGCGGGTCCAGGTAGAGCGCGCCGTTGTTCATCACCAGGTGGGTGGCCAGCGAGTCGATCGGCAGCGCCTCGCCATGCACGATGCGCTCGCTGCTGAAGCTCACGTCGGCGTCCATCGCCTGCCAGCGTTCGGTGCGGAACGGTGCGACCGGCAGCAGTTTGTCGGCCGGCTGGGCGGGGCGATCATCGGCGGGCGCGGCCTTCGAGCTGCCGCCGATCAGCGGCGCGAGGTCGGCGAACTGCAGCAGCTTCGAATGCAGCTTGCCGGTGAGTTTGGGGCGCTTGCCGCCGGTGACGAACAACAGGTCGCCGGACAGGTCGCTGCCGCCGACCCGGCCGCGGAAATCCTGGTAGTGATAGCGGCTGCCGTTGCGGCGCAGCTCGGCGCTGAGATGGCCTTCGGTCGCGTACGGCGGGGTGTCCGGCAGGGTGACGCCGGTGAGCGGATACAGCTTGGCCATGCTGGAGCCGGAGAACCACAGCTGCACGTCCAGCGCGCCCAGGTGCAGCGGATCGGTCAGGGTGCCGACCAGCGCGATGTGCGTGTCGCCCAGGTTCACGTCGGCCTGCAGGGGGAACGGCCGACGGGCGTCCTGCAGGGCGAGCATGGCGCCGGTCTTGCCGTGGCCCTTCAGCGGATTGCCCTGGTAGCTGCCCTCGGCGGTCCAGCCGAACTGGTAGGTGATCGCATTGTCCGGCCGATGCTGCCTGTCGGCGGCTGCGTTGTTTGCGCTGTCCGGCAAAGCCTTGTTCGTGCTCTCGGGCAAAGCCTTGCCCACGGCCTTGCTGGCCTGCTCGCGGGCGTCGGCGGTCTGCTGCGCCACGATCTGGTCGTAGGGAATCGCTCCCTGCAGCGGTTCGATGGTGGCCTTGAGCCGGGTGCGGCTCGGCGCGTCGTCAAGGCTCAGCTGGCCCCGGTCGAAGCCGACCATGCCCACGTCCAGCGTCCAGCTCGACGGTGGCTCGTTCCGGGGGAAACTGAAATCCCAGCTGGCGCGGCCCTGCTTGTCGCGCTCCAGGTCCACGCTGGGCTGCACCAGTTGCAGCGACGGCACCTCGATGCGATGGGCGATCAGCGGCAGCGGCGAAAGCCGGAAGCGCAGCGCCTGCAGTCGGGCGAACTGCGGTTGCTGCGCCCACGGGGGATTGGCGATGCTGATGTCGCGTGCGGTGAACTCGGGCCACGGCAGCAGCGAGGCCAGCCAGCTGCCATTGCGGTCGCGCCGCCAGTCGACGGTAAGGTCGCCGTTGATCGCGAATGGCCGTCCGATCGCCTTGCTCACCTTGTCGCTGATGAACGGGCGCATCCGGTTCCAGTCGAAGGTGGCGATCACCACGACCAGGATCAGCAGCACCGCCAGCATGACTCCCACGATCCATGCGAGGACTTTGCGGCTGCGCTTCATGCTGGTCTCCTGTCACGGGGTCGCGAAGTCCATGCATAGCCCCCCGCGTGACAAGATTTCGTGGTGAAGTCCCTGCTGGCGTCAGCGGGGATTCATCCCCGCAGCGGCCGCGGGTGCGCCCGCCCGGCTTCAGTGCACCGGTTTGGCGTCGCGCACCGGCGCGCTGAGGCTGCACAGGCCGACCTTGCCGACCGGCTCGGGATAGAACGCGTTGTGGCCGTGGCGGCTGGCGTCGATCAGGGCGGCGAAGCTGGCGCTGTCGGTGCGCAGCACCTCGATCGCCGGACGCTCCTGCGCCGGCATGTCGGCGGCCAGGCGCACCGACTCGATGCGGGTGCGGCGGGCGGGATCGGCATAGAAGCCCATCGGCTCGGGTCCGCGCGGCAGGCCGGACAGCAGGGGCATGCCTTCCAGCACGCGGCCGGCGACGGCGAGGTTGTGATCCAGTTTCCGCGCCTGGCCGATCACCGCGTACAGCGAGCTGCCGCTGCCGCTGTCCGGCGCCACGTCGCGCGCCACGCCGACCGTGCCATAGCAGTGCGCCACCCACTCCTGGCCGCTGGCCGGATCGCGGCCCACCGGGAAGCCCCCGCTGAAACCGACTTCGGGTGCGTAGACGTCGCCATCCGGCAGTGGCGTCCACGGCTGCTTCGCAGCGATCGCGCGGCTGAACTCCGGCGGCAGGGTCTTGCTGGCCTTGCCCAGCGAACGGATCTTGTCCTTGTCGCCGTTCTCGTCGTCGTTCGGATCGCCCCACTGGGTGACGAAGTTGTCCTGCACGCGGATGATCGCCAGCCCGTCGAAGTAGTGCTGGCGCACCAGGGTGCGAATGTTCGCCGCATGCAGCGGGGTGAAATCCTGGGCCAGCTCGATCACCACGCGCCCCGTCGGCAGCTGCATCACCAGCAGGTTCTGCGGATCGGGCCTGCGCCATTCGGCGGGCGCGGATTTCGCCAGGATTTCCTTCGTCGTCGGCGTGGGCTTGCCCTGCTCGGCAGCGAGGGCCGGCAACGCGGTCAGACTGCTGGCCAGCGCGAGACCGGCGATGAGATGGCGACGACGCATGGCATTCCCCTTGGGTGACCGATAGGCGAGGGCTGCAACTTAGCAGAGTGCCGCGGCCAGTTGATCGCAGGCATGACTTCAGGCCCATGTACTAGTGTCAAGTTAATACTATGATTCACCTCAGTCTAAGCGGCAGTGCGGGTGAGCGGGATGGACGACAGCGTCAGCCAGTTGAAGAAGTTCCAGAAGGAGCTTTCCAGCGGCACCGTGTCGCTGGTGCTGCTGGCGGTGTTGGGGCAGTCGCGCCAGCCGATGTACGGCTACCAGATCGCCAAGCGGCTGGAAGAGGTGGGCGAGGGCGTGCTGGCCGGCAAGCAGAGCGCGCTGTATCCGGTGTTGCGCAATCTCGAAGCCGCCGGCCTGCTGGGCAGCGAAGTCGAGCCGTCCGTCAGCGGGCCGCCGCGCCGCTATTACCGCATCACCAAGCCGGGGCGCGAAGTCCTGCGCGAGTGGATCGCCGCGTGGAACGCCACCCGCGATTCCGTCGATAACGTCTTGCAAGGAGGGGTGTCATGAACGCGCCACGCAGCATCGCCGAGTATCTTGAACAACTGCGCGCCGCCCTGCGTGGCGCGGACCCCGCCCTGATCCAGGATGCGTTGTACGACGCCGAGGAACACCTGCGTTCGGAACTGGCCGAGCAGCCCGAACGCGGCGAAGCGGCGATGCTGGAGCACGTGGTGGGCAGCTACGGCGCGCCGGACGAGGTGGCCGAGATCTATCGTGATCAGGAAATCCGCATCCAGCGCGCACTGCGCCCGCCGCCGCTGCCGAAGCGGCGTTCGCTGGCGGGGCGCTTCTTCGGCGTGGCGGCCGATCCGCGCACCTACGGCGCGCTGTTCTACATGCTGCTGTCGCTGGCCACGGGCATCTTCTACTTCACCTGGGCCGTCACCGGACTGTCGCTGTCGGCAGGTCTGTCGGTGCTGATCATCGGCCTGCCGTTCATCGTGCTGTTCTTCGGCAGCGTGCGCGTGCTGTCGCTGGTCGAGGGGCGCATCGTGGAGGCGATGCTGGGCATGCGCATGCCGCGGCGGCCGGTGTATCCCACCCAGGGCATGAGTCTGATGCGGCGCATCGGTCGCATGTTCACCGACGTGCACACCTGGACCACACTCTGCTACATGTGGCTGATGCTGCCGCTGGGTATCGTGTACTTCACGCTCGCGGTGACCTTGCTCAGCGTATCCGTCGCCTTCATCGGCGCGCCATTGGCGATGATGTTCCACAACGACTGGATGACCGGGCTGTACGTGAACCACCAGGTTCTGGTGGACTGGGGCTTCGGCGCGCACGCGCCGGGTTGGGGCGACGCGATCGCGATGTGCGTGATCGGCATCGTGCTGCTGTTCGCCACCCTGCATCTGGCGCGCGGCCTGGGCCGGCTGCACGGCTACATCGCCAAGCACATGCTGGTGCCGCGCACGGCCGACTGAACGCGCGAACTTCGCTCAGACCAGTTGCAGGTCGCGCGGCCGTGCCTGCGGGAAGACGCTCTGCAACTGCTTGTTCGACAGCTCCCAGGTTCGCGCCAGCAAGCCTCCCAGGACGTCGCGGTAGTTGTTGAGCACCGGGTAGTCGCGGTTCTGCAGCAGGCCGGCGGCGTTCACCACCGCCTGTTCGCCGGCGATGCGGCCGCCGTTGACCTTGCCGCCCAGCACCCAGTGCACGGTGCCGTGGCCATGGTCGGTGCCCTTGTCGCCATTCTCGCGGAAGGTGCGGCCGAACTCGGACAGCACCACCACGGTGGTGTTGTTCCATTCGTCGCCCAGCGCCTCGGCATAGGCGGCCAGGCCTTCGCCCAGGTTGCGCAGGTTGTTGGCCAGGCCGCCGCTGACGCTGCCCTGGTTGACGTGGGTGTCCCAGCCGCCGACGTCGACGAAACCCAGGCGGTACTGGTCGCGCATCAGGGTGGCGATGCGCCGTGTCTCGCTGGCGAAACTGCGGGCGCTGGGCGCGCCGCCGCTGGCCTTGACCATCTCGTTGCGCAAGTCCTCGGAGATCGATGCCGGCAGCGCGAGCCCGTCGGCGGTGGCGGCGGCCAGCGGCGTGCCCTTGTACATGTCGCCGAGGATCGCCGACTGCCGCGCATTGAAGCGGGCCTTCGGATCGGCCTTCATCGAGATGTTGGGGATGTCCTTGCCGGCGCCCTGGAAACTCAGCGGCAGGTTTTTGGTGAAGGCGATCGCGGGCACGCCGCTGAGCTGGCCGGACAATCGCGCCAGGAAGCCCGAACGGAAACTGCCCCGGTGCGCGGTGGGCTGGCCCGATTCGATATTGTTCTGGGTCTCGAAGTGGCTGCGCGACAGGTCGTCGGTGCCGGCGAACGGCACGAAGGCGAGCTGCTTGCGCTGCCACAGCGGCAGCAGCGATTCGCGCAAGACCGGATTCAGTCCCCACTGCGCATCCAGCGCGATCGCGCTGGCGGGATTGGCAGGATCGGGCCTGGCGATCGCCAGGGTGGGGCGTGATTCGTAATAGAAATCGCTGGCGTACGGCACCAGCAGGTTGTTGCAGTCGTAGCCGCCGCGCAGGAACACCAGCAGGAAGCGCGGCGAGCTGGCTGGCGCGGCGAACAGGCTGCCGCTGAAGGACAGGGCGGGCAGGGCCGCCGCGGCGGAGGCGGCGGCCAGCAGGAATTGGCGACGGTTCATCATGGCTTTGCGGAAACCTCAGCGGTAATTGAAATCCGGCGACGACAGCAGGTAGGTATTCCATTCCGCTGCCGAAGTCGCCTTGCCCAGGGCCGTCCGGGTGGCTTGCGACAGGCGCGGTTCGACCACGGCGCGGTAGAGCGGCGAGTCCAGCGCGGGCACGGCCGGGCGTGCCCGCGGCGTGGCCTGGTTCCGCTCGTCGGTGTCGGTCATGAACAGCTTGTTGCGGCCACTGCCGATCGCGCGGGCCACTTCGAATCGGGTCGCCATCTGGCCCGAGCCCGACCAGCTGGCGCTGTCCAGCGGCCAGCCGTCGGGCGTGACCCGGCCGAACACCGGCTCGCCCATCTGGTTGAGCCAGTTGACCAGCGGCTGCGCGTTGCTGATCGGCTGGCCGTCGTAGGCAAGCTTCATCGCGGAAACCAGGAAACGGGTGGGGTCCTTGAACTTCTTCGCCTCGCCGCCGGTCAGCTCCGGCGAATCGAACATCGTGCGCAGTACCGCGGCGATGTCGCCGTCGCTGCGCTGGAAGGTTTTCGCCATCGCTTCGATCAGGGCCGGTGGCGGCTGGTCGGCCACGAAATACTCGGCCAGCTGGCGCGAGACGAAACGGGCGCAGGCCGGCTGCCGGGTGATCAGGTCCACCGCCTGCTCGATCTCGCGATAGCCGCTGCCGTGGAGGCGCTGGCCGAGCAGGGTCTTGTCGCTGAAGTCGTGCCGGTCCGGATTGAACACGAACAGGCCGTCGCGCACGAAGCCCGGCCGTGTGCGGCCGAAGCGACCGGTGCGGGCTCGCCTGGCCGGCTTGGGCGACGCGATGCCCGCGCCGGTAAGGATCAGCGCCAGCTGCTGCACGTCCTGCTGGGTGTAGCCGGAGCCGACGCCCAGGGCGTGCAGCTCCATCAGTTCGCGGGCGTAGTTCTCGTTAGTCTTGCCCTTCACGTTCTTCGCGTTGTCGAGGTATTCCAGCATCGCCGGGCTTTTCAGCGTGGCCAGCAGCAGGTCACGGAACTTGCCCAATGCATGGGGCCGGATCGCGTGTTCCTCATAGTCGGCCGCGAACAGGCGCACGCGGCCCTTGGCGCCGTACACGCTGAAGTGGTTGAGCCAGAACCATACGACCTGCTCCTTCAACGGGTTGCTGCCGTAGATTGCACGCAGCAGTTCGGCCTGTTGCGCCTGCTGGGCCAGTTCGCGAGCCTGTTTTTGCAGGTTCTTCTTCGCGGCGACCTTGGCGTCGCCCTCAGGCATCGACTTCAGCTGGCGCCGCGCTTCGGCGGCCTGGGCCAGCAGTTCCTGCGGCGGCGTGCTGATTGCGGGGTAGCTGGCGATCAGGTTGGCGATGGCCGGCGGCAGCCTGTCGTTGCGGCCGGCCAGCTGGACATCGAGCCAGCGCCGGCGGCCGAGCTGGCGGTAGCTGGCCAGGCTGGCCGAGTCGATGCCGAAAGTTGCCCGCTGCAGCCATTGCACGTCGGACGGAGCCAGCGGTCGGCCCGCGGAGTCCGGCGCATGC
This is a stretch of genomic DNA from Rhodanobacter sp. FDAARGOS 1247. It encodes these proteins:
- a CDS encoding AsmA family protein yields the protein MKRSRKVLAWIVGVMLAVLLILVVVIATFDWNRMRPFISDKVSKAIGRPFAINGDLTVDWRRDRNGSWLASLLPWPEFTARDISIANPPWAQQPQFARLQALRFRLSPLPLIAHRIEVPSLQLVQPSVDLERDKQGRASWDFSFPRNEPPSSWTLDVGMVGFDRGQLSLDDAPSRTRLKATIEPLQGAIPYDQIVAQQTADAREQASKAVGKALPESTNKALPDSANNAAADRQHRPDNAITYQFGWTAEGSYQGNPLKGHGKTGAMLALQDARRPFPLQADVNLGDTHIALVGTLTDPLHLGALDVQLWFSGSSMAKLYPLTGVTLPDTPPYATEGHLSAELRRNGSRYHYQDFRGRVGGSDLSGDLLFVTGGKRPKLTGKLHSKLLQFADLAPLIGGSSKAAPADDRPAQPADKLLPVAPFRTERWQAMDADVSFSSERIVHGEALPIDSLATHLVMNNGALYLDPLSFGVAGGKVRSNITLDGSRTPMRGLLKLNARHLKLKQLFPTFEPMHTSFGEINGDADLSAQGNSIAALLGSADGELKLLMNDGAISKTLLETAGLNVGNIVIGKLFGDKTVEINCAATDMAASDGLFDMRLFVFDTDDAVINVTGTVNLASEKLDLDLTPHTKGFRVFSLRSPLYVNGTLKNPNVGVHPGPLIARGAGAVALSVVAAPAAALLALVAPSHDDDGENTCRTVLQQLRSSGKMMPAGKSAAKK
- a CDS encoding PadR family transcriptional regulator; its protein translation is MDDSVSQLKKFQKELSSGTVSLVLLAVLGQSRQPMYGYQIAKRLEEVGEGVLAGKQSALYPVLRNLEAAGLLGSEVEPSVSGPPRRYYRITKPGREVLREWIAAWNATRDSVDNVLQGGVS
- a CDS encoding diguanylate cyclase: MLLLVAALLSLFGLSASAQQYSLTTYDRKSGLESQAINVLLQDQRGFVWAGTEMGLYRFDGGSFERMGAAQGFARGEYVTAMVQNPRIGQLWVATQSGLRVGDGLHFSKVEPAGQPLVVDVGRQMVALDDGRLLLVKNDRLMVLSGGHGGQGWQLRPMFDEAQLAAVPQLRRITVIHATPGRLWIGCDGSLCSVDDAGKVTVHGEAEGVPRDSWTGLLLDSHGSLWLRGVHHLRELPAGATRFVPRDLPAGDMGVVSDNEILVEDAQGRVLTPTNRGLARWEGAGWTLMDSTNGLPDIEITALLFDSHGTLWLGTYGRGISRWNGYGLVQGWGRGQGFESVPNWSILRFDAQHIWFANELGGSVLADGQTRLQPWPIRFDPAPRQILSLARANDGAIWAGLYDRRVLRYDPASQRTTLAAELPAFVKFLHFDRQGRLWIATVNGIYRIDHVDAPAVRIPATQTTDQQCSDIAETADGTLWFACNAGLLRFAGGQWTRMDTGSTSIASGFSAVAVGTDGSLWLGANEPGLFHAAVSGNRLSLTRIVDTWLDNTLVYFVRRDHRGWIWVGGSGGVDVYDGARWTHLSQADGLLWDETSQNGFFEDRDGSIWIATAIGASHILQPQAMLAYQPGKVLITSVMQGSAPVKSGDSIRLGGRHAALTVHYALLGKSSGGQPRYRYRLQDSEWIETGANVINLAGLPSGDYRLEIEAIDDDHRTVSPPAQFDFGVPPPWWLSWWVGLLAVSLLALLMALSWRWRSRRLRRHNRRLEAMVADRTVELTEEKRELERARAELYHQATHDSLTGMHNRRAILDQLAALLEPGQRPLPGLAVGLIDADHFKRINDTLGHQAGDAALLAIARHLQLHVRDGDRLGRYGGEEILLLLPGIDRPHAEQRMRDIQTAVSAVPHHWNGHAFAVTLSIGMVWIGAEATSVEDLIRRADAALYQAKSGGRDRVVVEAAGAD
- a CDS encoding peptidylprolyl isomerase, with amino-acid sequence MRRRHLIAGLALASSLTALPALAAEQGKPTPTTKEILAKSAPAEWRRPDPQNLLVMQLPTGRVVIELAQDFTPLHAANIRTLVRQHYFDGLAIIRVQDNFVTQWGDPNDDENGDKDKIRSLGKASKTLPPEFSRAIAAKQPWTPLPDGDVYAPEVGFSGGFPVGRDPASGQEWVAHCYGTVGVARDVAPDSGSGSSLYAVIGQARKLDHNLAVAGRVLEGMPLLSGLPRGPEPMGFYADPARRTRIESVRLAADMPAQERPAIEVLRTDSASFAALIDASRHGHNAFYPEPVGKVGLCSLSAPVRDAKPVH
- a CDS encoding DUF4349 domain-containing protein, which produces MSRNRCAWMALLLLGVLQLLAGCSKKQEVSPAPISGERSKAGAMLAYEHVLRIRLPGAEIAGRLAAARQACETARFGACNVLRIEQAEHDAELVVRIVPDGVEPMAKLAAQGGAVGFRQTTAEDLADAVNDNQRQRELLEKHGQHLAELAARKDIAVADLIALSHEQASVESQLQSLQAVAANQQRRLDTNRLELHFRDAGTYSRSGRMGDGFSSLLDEATEGVTDALGLLGYGLPFLLLAFPLALLWRRLWRRFTRRGSTQER
- a CDS encoding sensor domain-containing protein, whose translation is MNAPRSIAEYLEQLRAALRGADPALIQDALYDAEEHLRSELAEQPERGEAAMLEHVVGSYGAPDEVAEIYRDQEIRIQRALRPPPLPKRRSLAGRFFGVAADPRTYGALFYMLLSLATGIFYFTWAVTGLSLSAGLSVLIIGLPFIVLFFGSVRVLSLVEGRIVEAMLGMRMPRRPVYPTQGMSLMRRIGRMFTDVHTWTTLCYMWLMLPLGIVYFTLAVTLLSVSVAFIGAPLAMMFHNDWMTGLYVNHQVLVDWGFGAHAPGWGDAIAMCVIGIVLLFATLHLARGLGRLHGYIAKHMLVPRTAD
- a CDS encoding DMT family transporter; protein product: MQAVNQARLQIHFCVLLWGFTAILGKLITLPALPLVLWRMALVTLALLLVPRVWRGLRAMPARLIWAYAGIGVLVSLHWLSFYAAIKLSNASVGATCIALGPVFLAFIEPWVARRRFDARELLIGVAVVPGVVMVVGGVPHDMRLGIAVGVLSALFVAFFGSLNKRLVEHGDPLTVTFIELGTGTVFLALLAPLLPHVGAAFVLPGPHDALLLLALSFGCTLLPFALALVALRHMSAFGTQMVTNLEPVYAIVLAIVLLGEQHELDQWFYAGVAVILAAVFMHPLLHRRRRMPEQAELLGTTESHNIID
- a CDS encoding DUF1501 domain-containing protein, which translates into the protein MNRRQFLLAAASAAAALPALSFSGSLFAAPASSPRFLLVFLRGGYDCNNLLVPYASDFYYESRPTLAIARPDPANPASAIALDAQWGLNPVLRESLLPLWQRKQLAFVPFAGTDDLSRSHFETQNNIESGQPTAHRGSFRSGFLARLSGQLSGVPAIAFTKNLPLSFQGAGKDIPNISMKADPKARFNARQSAILGDMYKGTPLAAATADGLALPASISEDLRNEMVKASGGAPSARSFASETRRIATLMRDQYRLGFVDVGGWDTHVNQGSVSGGLANNLRNLGEGLAAYAEALGDEWNNTTVVVLSEFGRTFRENGDKGTDHGHGTVHWVLGGKVNGGRIAGEQAVVNAAGLLQNRDYPVLNNYRDVLGGLLARTWELSNKQLQSVFPQARPRDLQLV